A region of the Methylobacterium nodulans ORS 2060 genome:
GCCCGGCAGCACCCACCCGGCCTCGTAGACCACGTCCAGCTCGCGCCCCGGCCACGGGCTGCGCCGCCCGGCGCTCAGCAGGAACAGCGAGAGGCCGTCGGTCTCGTACTGCCCCGGATCGAGGAGCGCGCCGTCCTGCGTGACGCTCACGATCCGGGCCACCGGCGAGCGGCCCAGCACGACGCTCTCCCCGCGGCCGGCATCCGGAAGGGAAATCCTCTCGCGGACGGTATGCCGCCCGAACACGCGGTTGCAGTAGGACGCTGCGCGTGAGGATGCCGCTGCGATGTGGCGCTCGATCTGCGCGTCTGCCGGGGCCGATCCGAGCCCGAGGTCGCGGCGCACGTTCTCGACCGTGGTGAGCCGCCGCGAGGCCGGCGGGGTGAGGACGATCACGCTCATCGGCGCCTCACCACTTGCTGCCGTCAGGGCCGAGCTGGGTCAGATCGCGACCGGGTGGCCCTTCCTTGCCCTGGGGCCCGGGGGCACCGTCCTTGCCATCACGCCCATCGCGCCCGCGCTTGACCGCGAGGCGCCAGCCCTCGCCGCTGTCGGGCTTCGAACTCGTCTCGGCCTGGGCGATCCAGAACGAGCCCGCCCAGGTGACGCCGTCGCCCGGCTGGTAGATCTGGCCCGCCTTGTAGACGCCGCGATCGATCACCGTCGGGACGCGGTGGCGGAACTCCTTCACCTCCTCGCCGCGGCGGTAGCGCCGCACAAGGGTGCGGCCGTCCTCGGCGAGCTCCTCCTCCATGTGCTCGAAGCCGAAGCCGTCGGCGCCGCGCTCACCCGGGTCGCCCTTCTCGCCCCGTTCGCCGCGTTCTCCGGCGGCCCCAGGAGCGCCGTCCTCTCCGTCGCGGCCCGGGTCGCCCTTCTCACCGCGCTCTCCAGGGGGGCCCTGCTCGCCGGGAGGACCCTGCTCGCCCTTCTCCCCGGGCGGGCCCTGCTCGCCGCACTCGCCCCGCTCACCGGGCGGCCCCTGTTCTCCGCGCTCGCCCCGCGGACCCTGCTCACCGCGCTCGCCAGGAGGGCCTTGCTCGCCGGGCTCGCCCCGCTCACCGGGAGGGCCCGGCTCGCCGGCGGGACCCGGTTCGCCCCGCTCGCCCGGCGGCCCCGGCTCGCCGGGCTCTCCACGCTCCCCACGCTCGCCGGGCGGTCCCTGTTCGCCGCGCCCACCGGGCGGACCCTGCTCACCCGGAGCGCCGGGCTCGCCGGCAGGTCCCTGCTCACCCGGCGGGCCTTGCTCGCCAGCGGGGCCCTGCTCACCGGGCTCGCCTTTCTCGCCTCGCTCGCCCTGCGGACCGGGCGGGCCCTGCTCACCCCGCTCACCCTGCGGGCCCGGCTCTCCCCGCTCGCCCGGCGCACCATCCTTGCCGTCGCTGCCGTCCCGGCCGACCACGACGCCGAGCTGCTTGGTCTCGCCGTTCGACAGCGTGACGACGAGATTGCCGGAGCGATCGATCAGAGCATCGGCGAGGCCAACGCCGTCCTTGCCGTCCACGCCGTCTCGACCGTCCCGGCCGGGCGCCCCGTCCTTCGGGAGCGGGATCTGGCTGACGGCCGTCGTGACCGCCTCCTCGACGGCGGTCCGTAGAACTTCCGGGTCGACGTCCTTTCCGTCGCGGCCGTCGCGCCCCGGCGCGCCATCCTGCGGCTTCGGGAGAGCGTCGACGGCACTGGCGACCGCCTCCGCAACAGCAGCGCGCAGCAGGTCCGGATCGACGTCCTGACCGTCGCGACCGTCGGTGCCATCCTTCCCATCGCGGCCTGGCTCTCCTTGTTCGCCACGCTCACCAGGAGCGCCGTCGCGGCCGTCGGCACCGTCCTTTCCGTCCCGGCCGACCACCAGGCCGAGATCCCGGACCTCGCCATTCGACAGCGTCAGGATGAGCTTGCCGCTCCGGTCGATCAGGGCGTCTGCAACACCGACCCCATCTGCGCCGTCCCGGCTGGGCGCGCCGTCCCTCGGAACAGGGA
Encoded here:
- a CDS encoding collagen-like protein — protein: MRDAELLAEAVFKSVEGYLAKTLAPLLARLEALEKRQPERGERGEPGMPGRGIAEALITEDGILVLTMTTGEERRVGRVRGRDGKDGADGRPGQDGRDGVDGAPGEPGRDGKDGTDGRDGRDFDPELLRTAVVEEVTRAVEAIPKPQDGAPGRDGRDGQDVDPAAMTAAVEEAVTRAVSQIPVPKDGAPGRDGVGVAGALIDRSGHLVLTLSNGETRDLGSVAGRDGQDGAPGARGERGEPGRDGKDGADGRDGRDGQDFDPDLLRSAVAEAVSRVVAAIPQPKDGAPGRDGRDGQDFDPEVLAAAVERAVTQAVDQIPVPRDGAPSRDGADGVGVADALIDRSGKLILTLSNGEVRDLGLVVGRDGKDGADGRDGAPGERGEQGEPGRDGKDGTDGRDGQDVDPDLLRAAVAEAVASAVDALPKPQDGAPGRDGRDGKDVDPEVLRTAVEEAVTTAVSQIPLPKDGAPGRDGRDGVDGKDGVGLADALIDRSGNLVVTLSNGETKQLGVVVGRDGSDGKDGAPGERGEPGPQGERGEQGPPGPQGERGEKGEPGEQGPAGEQGPPGEQGPAGEPGAPGEQGPPGGRGEQGPPGERGERGEPGEPGPPGERGEPGPAGEPGPPGERGEPGEQGPPGERGEQGPRGERGEQGPPGERGECGEQGPPGEKGEQGPPGEQGPPGERGEKGDPGRDGEDGAPGAAGERGERGEKGDPGERGADGFGFEHMEEELAEDGRTLVRRYRRGEEVKEFRHRVPTVIDRGVYKAGQIYQPGDGVTWAGSFWIAQAETSSKPDSGEGWRLAVKRGRDGRDGKDGAPGPQGKEGPPGRDLTQLGPDGSKW